Proteins co-encoded in one Paenibacillus antri genomic window:
- the asnB gene encoding asparagine synthase (glutamine-hydrolyzing): MCGITGWVDWNKQLTNYPTILENMTETMGARGPDASGTWISGHCALGHRRLSIIDPTNGAQPMYRKYGGHTFTIVYNGELYNTLELRKDLEARGHVFKTNCDTEVLLVSYIEWGRGAVDRLNGIFAFAVWSERDQSLFLCRDRVGVKPLFYSHANGAFLFGSEPKAILANPVFQPEIGPDGLAEIFAVGPARTPGHGVFRDMNELKPGHFLVYDRNGIRMQCYWKVEAREHTDDLETTAQTVGALLKDTVERQLVSDVPVCTLLSGGLDSSALTSFAAKHYEANGLGTLHTYSIDYVDNDKHFKSSAFTPNPDRPWIEKMTEYLGTEHHFIEFDTPELVATLEDVVFARDMPGMADVDASLLLFCREIKKGATVAISGEAADEIFGGYPWFHRDDALNANTFPWSLFTGVRAELLKPELAEWIRPVEYVEDRYAQALSEVPRLPNEKEGRLGRMREMSYLNITRFMPTLLDRKDRMSMAAGLEVRVPFCDHRLIDYVFNIPWEMKMTGDREKGILRKALEGALPDEVLYRKKSPYPKTHNPAYLAAVRSWVESILDDSSSPILQFIDAGKIRQMAKGETDQFDIPWFGQLMTGPQLFAYLAQVDTWLKTYKVTVR, from the coding sequence ATGTGTGGAATCACGGGATGGGTCGACTGGAACAAACAATTGACCAATTATCCGACCATTCTTGAAAACATGACGGAAACGATGGGCGCCCGCGGTCCGGACGCCTCCGGCACTTGGATTTCGGGCCATTGCGCCCTCGGACACCGCCGGCTGAGCATCATCGACCCGACGAACGGCGCGCAGCCGATGTATCGGAAATACGGCGGTCACACGTTCACGATCGTATATAACGGCGAGCTGTACAACACGCTCGAGCTTCGCAAGGACCTCGAAGCCCGAGGCCACGTCTTCAAGACGAACTGCGACACCGAGGTGCTCTTAGTTTCCTACATCGAATGGGGCCGGGGCGCGGTCGACCGGCTGAACGGCATCTTCGCCTTCGCCGTCTGGAGCGAGCGCGACCAAAGCCTGTTCCTGTGCCGCGACCGCGTCGGCGTCAAACCCCTCTTCTACTCCCACGCGAACGGCGCATTCCTGTTCGGATCCGAGCCGAAAGCGATACTCGCGAACCCCGTCTTCCAGCCGGAGATCGGTCCGGACGGCCTCGCCGAAATTTTCGCCGTCGGTCCCGCGCGTACGCCCGGCCACGGGGTGTTCCGCGACATGAACGAATTGAAGCCGGGACACTTCCTCGTCTATGATCGCAACGGCATCCGCATGCAGTGCTATTGGAAGGTCGAAGCGAGAGAACATACGGACGATCTCGAGACGACGGCGCAAACCGTCGGCGCGCTGCTGAAGGATACGGTCGAACGACAGCTCGTCTCCGACGTCCCGGTGTGCACGCTGCTTTCCGGCGGTCTCGACTCCAGCGCGTTGACGTCGTTCGCGGCGAAGCATTACGAAGCGAACGGGCTCGGCACCCTGCATACGTATTCGATCGACTACGTCGACAACGACAAGCACTTCAAGTCGTCGGCGTTCACGCCGAACCCCGACCGGCCGTGGATCGAGAAGATGACCGAATACCTCGGCACCGAGCACCACTTCATCGAATTCGATACGCCGGAGCTCGTCGCGACGCTCGAGGACGTCGTATTCGCGCGCGACATGCCGGGCATGGCCGACGTCGACGCGTCCCTGCTGCTGTTTTGCCGCGAAATTAAGAAGGGCGCGACGGTCGCGATCTCGGGCGAAGCGGCGGACGAAATTTTCGGCGGGTATCCTTGGTTTCATCGAGACGACGCGCTGAACGCGAATACGTTCCCGTGGTCGCTGTTCACCGGCGTGCGCGCGGAGCTGCTGAAGCCGGAGCTCGCCGAGTGGATTCGGCCCGTGGAATACGTCGAAGACCGATACGCCCAAGCGCTCTCCGAGGTGCCCCGTCTCCCGAACGAGAAGGAAGGCCGGCTCGGGCGGATGCGCGAGATGTCGTACCTCAACATTACGCGTTTCATGCCGACGCTGCTCGACCGTAAGGACCGCATGAGCATGGCGGCCGGTCTCGAGGTGCGCGTGCCGTTCTGCGACCATCGGTTGATCGACTACGTGTTCAACATTCCGTGGGAGATGAAGATGACGGGGGATAGGGAAAAGGGGATCCTCCGCAAGGCGCTCGAAGGCGCGCTCCCCGACGAGGTGCTCTACCGCAAGAAGAGCCCCTACCCGAAGACGCATAATCCGGCGTATTTGGCCGCCGTGCGGTCGTGGGTCGAATCGATCCTCGACGACAGCTCCTCTCCGATCCTTCAATTCATCGACGCCGGCAAGATTCGGCAGATGGCGAAGGGCGAGACGGACCAATTCGACATTCCGTGGTTCGGACAGCTCATGACGGGGCCGCAGCTGTTCGCGTACCTCGCGCAGGTCGACACGTGGCTGAAGACGTATAAGGTTACGGTAAGATAA
- a CDS encoding YhcN/YlaJ family sporulation lipoprotein has protein sequence MLKKLLRVTVLGASVLALAACGGQNDAGNMSQNGYRTNQTGAGQGIRGATDYGNHNNRNLRINRDIARAIERIDGISRARVVMGESNAYVAVELNENAGNSPALGGSNARSSANASEFGMRGNYYGATDSRVFPSVRSRGGVGTTSLEEAGSSASAPNMYGTNARGAGRGLSGGSEISGYSGGDGNPGGFLGGLGQMFGLNGDRNDRSDHAGGTTGAAGGTGTTGTTGTTGANGAAGSAGMNGMNAGNGGVTGTGRSGRIGLNPTGMNGTDDANSRFMHNGGQFGQLSAYNNNNGLSMQVRARVESIVRSLAPNVRNVYVSSDRSFMQRLGTYKTNSFGGTDGEGLVSQFNEFVERLFNADNDANRYDMQNGYDQRNRNGATRLMDNSFDRNNPRHNGGGVTGTGTGMNRAQAGTLGSAR, from the coding sequence ATGTTGAAGAAGCTTCTTCGCGTAACCGTCCTCGGCGCCTCGGTTCTTGCGCTTGCCGCATGCGGAGGACAGAACGACGCCGGGAATATGTCGCAGAACGGTTACCGCACGAACCAAACGGGGGCCGGACAAGGCATCCGGGGCGCGACGGATTACGGCAATCATAACAATCGCAATCTACGCATCAACCGAGACATCGCGAGAGCGATCGAACGGATCGACGGCATCTCCCGCGCTCGCGTCGTGATGGGAGAATCGAACGCCTACGTCGCCGTGGAGTTGAACGAGAACGCCGGAAACAGCCCGGCTCTCGGCGGAAGCAACGCGCGAAGCAGCGCGAACGCGAGCGAATTCGGCATGCGAGGCAACTATTACGGCGCCACGGACAGCCGCGTGTTTCCGAGCGTCCGCAGCCGAGGCGGCGTCGGCACGACGAGCTTGGAAGAGGCGGGCTCGTCGGCGAGCGCTCCGAACATGTACGGGACGAACGCCCGCGGCGCCGGCCGGGGCCTGAGCGGCGGGTCGGAAATCAGCGGGTATTCGGGCGGCGACGGCAATCCGGGCGGCTTCCTGGGCGGACTCGGACAGATGTTCGGCTTGAACGGCGATCGGAACGACCGAAGCGACCATGCGGGCGGAACGACCGGCGCGGCCGGCGGGACGGGAACGACCGGTACGACCGGTACGACCGGCGCCAACGGGGCGGCGGGCTCGGCCGGCATGAACGGAATGAACGCCGGCAACGGCGGAGTGACGGGCACCGGCCGTTCGGGGCGCATCGGGTTGAACCCGACGGGCATGAACGGCACGGACGACGCGAACAGCCGGTTTATGCATAACGGCGGCCAGTTCGGTCAATTGAGCGCCTACAATAATAACAACGGACTCAGCATGCAAGTGCGCGCCCGCGTCGAGAGCATCGTGCGCTCGTTGGCGCCGAACGTGCGCAACGTATACGTGAGCTCCGACCGAAGCTTCATGCAGCGCCTCGGCACCTACAAGACGAACAGCTTCGGCGGCACAGACGGCGAAGGCCTCGTCTCGCAGTTCAACGAATTCGTCGAGCGCCTCTTCAACGCCGACAACGACGCGAATCGCTACGACATGCAGAACGGCTACGACCAACGCAACCGCAACGGGGCGACTCGGTTGATGGACAACAGCTTCGACCGAAACAATCCGAGACATAACGGCGGAGGCGTCACGGGCACCGGGACGGGCATGAACCGGGCGCAGGCGGGCACGCTCGGGTCCGCGCGTTAA
- a CDS encoding restriction endonuclease subunit S produces MSARTKASLRMLTAAAAMQWCVADILEAKASEMETLRDWMLDTVRHSRIKDCNIFVTSSCEFHAQLIDLIHGITKMEAGLAKHVELMLVEEEVLPDNTFGDPGMLGLGGGGDL; encoded by the coding sequence ATGTCGGCAAGAACGAAAGCGAGCCTTCGAATGCTGACCGCGGCCGCCGCGATGCAGTGGTGCGTCGCCGACATCCTAGAGGCGAAGGCATCGGAGATGGAGACGCTTCGGGATTGGATGCTGGATACGGTCCGGCATTCCCGAATTAAGGATTGCAATATATTCGTAACGAGCTCCTGCGAATTTCATGCGCAATTGATCGATCTCATTCACGGCATTACGAAGATGGAGGCCGGTCTCGCGAAGCACGTCGAGCTGATGCTCGTCGAGGAAGAGGTTCTTCCCGACAATACGTTCGGCGACCCGGGGATGCTCGGGCTCGGAGGGGGCGGAGACTTATGA
- a CDS encoding NAD-dependent epimerase/dehydratase family protein, translating into MKIVITGAAGFIGSHLSEALLASGHDVTGVDQIGAHPAKFVKEDNLKEAIRHPRFVWMPADLLSIDLDALFADADVVFHLAGIAGVRGSWGSSFKDYLHANVLLTQNVLEACKRAPRLKKLVYASSSSVYGGGGGAYSSEDSPTRPISPYGLTKLAGEQLCHVYHHEFGVPYTALRFFTVYGPRQRPDMGFHRFMKAALFDEPLPLYGNGEQTRDFTYVSDLVQANVAAMTYGVHGTVFNVGGVETATVNDVLRRIETLAGKPLRIERLPEQPGDPFATRADVSLARRELGYAPAVSLEEGMARQWAYIVRLYGSEVKP; encoded by the coding sequence ATGAAGATCGTCATCACCGGCGCGGCGGGCTTCATCGGCTCGCACCTGAGCGAGGCGCTGCTCGCGAGCGGCCACGACGTGACGGGCGTCGATCAGATCGGCGCCCACCCGGCGAAATTCGTCAAAGAGGATAATCTGAAGGAAGCGATCCGGCATCCGCGGTTCGTCTGGATGCCCGCCGACCTGCTGTCGATCGATCTGGACGCGCTGTTCGCGGACGCCGACGTCGTCTTCCACCTCGCCGGCATCGCCGGAGTTCGAGGCAGCTGGGGTTCGTCGTTCAAGGATTATCTCCATGCGAACGTGCTGCTCACGCAGAACGTGTTGGAAGCTTGCAAGCGCGCGCCTCGGCTGAAGAAGCTGGTGTATGCGTCCTCCTCGTCCGTGTACGGCGGCGGAGGCGGCGCGTACAGCTCGGAAGACTCTCCCACGCGGCCGATCTCCCCGTACGGGCTGACGAAGCTGGCCGGAGAGCAGCTGTGCCACGTGTATCATCATGAATTCGGGGTCCCTTATACGGCGCTGCGTTTCTTCACGGTGTACGGCCCGAGGCAGCGGCCGGACATGGGCTTTCATCGGTTTATGAAGGCCGCGCTGTTCGACGAACCGCTCCCGTTATACGGGAACGGCGAACAGACGAGAGACTTCACTTACGTCAGCGACTTGGTGCAGGCCAACGTCGCGGCCATGACGTACGGCGTTCACGGGACCGTCTTCAACGTCGGGGGCGTAGAGACGGCGACGGTGAACGACGTGCTGCGGCGGATCGAGACGCTCGCCGGCAAGCCGCTCCGGATCGAGCGCCTTCCCGAGCAGCCGGGCGATCCGTTCGCGACCCGGGCCGACGTGTCGCTCGCGCGGCGGGAGCTCGGTTACGCTCCCGCCGTATCGCTCGAGGAGGGCATGGCGAGACAATGGGCGTATATCGTCCGCTTATACGGCTCGGAGGTGAAGCCATGA
- a CDS encoding helix-turn-helix domain-containing protein translates to MKGNDHRNKFLLTNREREVFELLVQDKTTRDIAQQLFISEKTVRNHISNVMQKLNVKGRSQAVVELIRLGELNI, encoded by the coding sequence TTGAAGGGTAACGACCATCGCAACAAGTTCCTGTTGACGAACCGCGAACGGGAGGTGTTCGAACTTCTGGTTCAAGACAAGACGACCAGAGACATCGCCCAGCAGCTGTTTATCAGCGAGAAAACCGTACGCAATCACATTTCCAACGTGATGCAGAAGCTGAATGTCAAAGGCCGTTCTCAAGCGGTTGTGGAGCTGATCAGGCTCGGGGAACTGAACATTTGA
- the rph gene encoding ribonuclease PH has translation MIRTDGRQWDEIRPTTMTTGVNKYAEGSVLIEVGATKVICTATVDEKVPPFMKGQGRGWVTAEYAMLPRATQARNQRESAKGKLTGRTMEIQRLIGRALRSVVDLHALGERTITLDCDVIQADGGTRTTSITGAFVALCLAVDKLRASGHIPETRKHPITDYLASLSVGVVNGHVLLDLNYEEDSKAIVDMNVVMTGAGKLVEVQGTGEEAPFTRQEMNAMLDVAEQGIRRMRALQREALGAAGAAIPEASETPHA, from the coding sequence ATGATACGGACCGACGGACGTCAATGGGACGAAATACGCCCGACGACGATGACGACAGGCGTGAATAAATATGCGGAAGGCTCGGTATTGATCGAGGTCGGCGCGACGAAGGTAATATGCACCGCGACCGTCGACGAGAAGGTGCCTCCGTTCATGAAGGGGCAGGGGCGCGGCTGGGTGACGGCGGAGTACGCCATGCTGCCGCGGGCGACGCAGGCGCGCAACCAGCGCGAATCGGCGAAGGGCAAGCTGACGGGACGAACGATGGAAATCCAACGTCTCATCGGCCGGGCGCTGCGGTCGGTCGTCGATCTGCACGCCCTCGGCGAGCGAACGATCACCCTCGATTGCGACGTCATCCAAGCGGACGGCGGCACGCGCACGACGTCGATCACCGGCGCTTTCGTGGCGCTCTGCCTCGCGGTGGACAAGCTGCGGGCGTCGGGCCACATCCCGGAGACGCGTAAGCATCCGATCACGGATTATCTGGCTTCTCTCAGCGTCGGGGTCGTGAACGGCCACGTGCTGCTCGACCTGAACTACGAGGAAGACAGCAAGGCGATCGTCGACATGAACGTCGTCATGACGGGCGCGGGGAAGCTGGTCGAAGTGCAAGGCACGGGCGAGGAAGCGCCATTCACGCGGCAGGAGATGAACGCGATGCTCGACGTGGCGGAGCAGGGCATCCGGCGGATGCGCGCCTTGCAGCGAGAAGCGCTCGGCGCCGCGGGAGCCGCCATTCCGGAAGCGAGCGAGACGCCCCATGCGTAA
- a CDS encoding phosphatidylglycerophosphatase A family protein: MKYSLDSAKVAEATREWLRKRNVRTEEIAELVMFLQNQYIPDLTLADCKESVERVLEKREVQNAILTGIQLDILCERGELFAPLQEMVKNDEGLYGVDEILAMSIVNIYGTIGYTNFGYIDKLKPGILERLNDKNDGYIHTFLDDIVGAIAAAASSRIAHTRTAVLPPRDEAESPAP; encoded by the coding sequence ATGAAGTACAGCTTGGACAGCGCGAAGGTCGCGGAGGCGACGCGGGAATGGTTGAGGAAACGGAACGTTCGCACCGAGGAAATCGCGGAGCTGGTCATGTTTTTGCAGAATCAATACATCCCGGATTTGACGCTTGCGGATTGCAAGGAAAGCGTTGAACGGGTGCTCGAGAAGCGCGAGGTGCAGAACGCGATCCTCACGGGCATTCAATTGGACATCCTGTGCGAGCGCGGGGAGCTGTTCGCGCCGCTGCAGGAGATGGTGAAAAACGACGAGGGGTTATACGGGGTCGACGAAATTCTAGCGATGTCGATCGTGAACATCTACGGCACGATCGGGTATACGAATTTCGGCTATATCGACAAGTTGAAGCCCGGCATTCTGGAACGGCTGAACGACAAGAACGACGGATACATCCACACGTTCCTGGACGATATCGTCGGGGCGATCGCCGCGGCGGCGTCCAGCCGCATCGCGCACACGCGCACGGCGGTGCTTCCGCCTCGAGACGAGGCGGAGTCGCCGGCGCCGTAA
- a CDS encoding nucleoside-diphosphate sugar epimerase: protein MKDIIDEQLQAMAKSQEQLARSMQAESVVVTRMASLLRRIRADELTLVSGNPYTEAETNVMREIGAYVNALADFEEALANHVKYAIKELRVSEEE from the coding sequence ATGAAGGATATTATCGACGAACAACTCCAGGCGATGGCGAAGTCGCAGGAGCAGCTCGCTCGATCGATGCAGGCGGAGAGCGTCGTCGTCACGCGCATGGCGAGCCTTCTGCGGCGCATCCGCGCGGACGAATTGACGCTCGTCTCCGGCAATCCGTACACGGAAGCCGAGACCAACGTCATGCGGGAGATCGGGGCGTACGTGAATGCGCTCGCCGATTTCGAGGAGGCGCTCGCGAACCATGTCAAATATGCTATTAAGGAACTGCGCGTCTCGGAAGAGGAATAA
- a CDS encoding YheC/YheD family endospore coat-associated protein: MIGMLYPRTLISSLMKGGRSFEKPDFYVQAAREAGEEMWFFSLVDIDWKEGTARGWNGVDPVWKRRPIPDVILNRTRTTRASARRSILRLKRMGKLVCNERNVVSKLTIHRILAKEPALQPYLPETASLTARAVNDLLTANRNVFLKPSRASVGNGIIRISRAGGATYAEVNRLGRTERKRIDVRRIAALVKGRRRNYLVQQGIPLMKYRGRPVDFRVSIQRGADGNWQCTGMVGKVARKRAIVTNLHCGGTSMKAVELFREWGWNPAEVEARVAALGVSIASALERELPPIADLGLDIALDDQGHPWFIESNFRDLRITFRNAGDRQTWAATFQNPVRYAAALLRSREGGA, encoded by the coding sequence ATGATCGGGATGTTATATCCTAGAACGTTGATTTCGAGCCTCATGAAGGGCGGACGGTCGTTCGAAAAGCCCGACTTCTACGTGCAGGCGGCGCGGGAGGCGGGCGAAGAGATGTGGTTTTTCTCGCTCGTCGACATCGATTGGAAGGAAGGGACGGCGAGAGGGTGGAACGGCGTCGATCCGGTGTGGAAGCGGCGTCCGATTCCCGACGTCATTCTGAACCGGACGCGCACGACGCGCGCGTCGGCGAGGCGGAGCATTCTTCGCCTGAAGCGCATGGGCAAGCTCGTCTGCAACGAACGGAACGTCGTCTCGAAGCTGACGATCCATCGGATTCTGGCCAAGGAGCCTGCGCTGCAGCCTTACTTGCCGGAGACGGCGTCGCTTACGGCGCGCGCCGTGAACGACCTGTTGACGGCGAATCGGAACGTATTTCTGAAGCCGAGCCGCGCGTCCGTCGGGAACGGCATCATCCGCATCAGCCGGGCCGGCGGCGCGACGTACGCCGAGGTGAACCGGCTCGGGCGGACCGAGCGCAAGCGGATCGACGTCCGGCGCATTGCGGCGTTGGTGAAGGGGCGTCGCCGGAACTATCTTGTGCAGCAGGGCATTCCGCTCATGAAATACCGCGGTCGCCCGGTCGACTTCCGCGTGTCGATCCAACGGGGAGCGGACGGGAACTGGCAGTGCACCGGCATGGTCGGCAAGGTCGCGAGGAAGCGGGCGATCGTGACGAATTTGCACTGCGGGGGCACCTCGATGAAGGCCGTCGAGCTGTTCCGCGAATGGGGCTGGAACCCGGCGGAGGTAGAGGCGCGGGTCGCGGCGCTCGGCGTAAGCATCGCTTCCGCGTTGGAGCGGGAGCTGCCGCCGATCGCCGATCTCGGGCTCGACATCGCCTTGGACGATCAAGGTCACCCTTGGTTTATCGAATCGAACTTCCGCGACCTTCGGATCACGTTCCGGAACGCTGGCGACCGGCAAACTTGGGCGGCTACGTTCCAGAACCCCGTCCGGTATGCGGCGGCGCTGCTTCGTTCCAGAGAAGGAGGGGCGTAA
- a CDS encoding XTP/dITP diphosphatase, producing MRKTIVVATRNKGKAAEFREMLAPLGYEVLSLLDMPDSAAPDVVEDGATFAANAEKKARSAAAALGRPALADDSGLVVDALDGAPGVYSARYAGENADDARNNEKLLRELAARGERREDVAPGAAALSAARFVCALALHDPETNETTFAEGACEGFILDEARGAGGFGYDPLFYSPALGKTFGEATPEEKHRLSHRGQALRAMAEKLRT from the coding sequence ATGCGTAAGACGATCGTCGTCGCCACTCGGAACAAGGGGAAGGCCGCCGAATTCCGCGAGATGCTCGCGCCGCTCGGCTACGAGGTGCTGTCGCTGCTCGACATGCCGGACAGCGCGGCGCCGGACGTCGTAGAGGACGGCGCGACGTTCGCGGCGAACGCGGAGAAGAAGGCGCGCTCGGCGGCGGCCGCGCTCGGGCGCCCCGCCCTCGCCGACGACTCGGGCCTCGTCGTCGACGCGCTGGACGGCGCGCCGGGCGTCTACTCCGCCCGCTACGCCGGCGAGAACGCGGACGACGCGCGCAACAACGAGAAGCTGTTGCGCGAGCTCGCCGCAAGAGGCGAACGGCGCGAAGACGTCGCGCCCGGGGCGGCCGCGCTGAGCGCGGCGCGCTTCGTCTGCGCGCTCGCGCTGCACGATCCCGAGACGAACGAGACGACGTTCGCGGAAGGAGCGTGCGAGGGCTTCATCCTCGACGAGGCGCGCGGCGCGGGCGGATTCGGATACGATCCGCTCTTCTACTCGCCGGCGCTCGGGAAGACGTTCGGGGAGGCGACTCCGGAAGAGAAGCATCGGCTGAGCCATCGCGGACAAGCGCTACGGGCGATGGCCGAGAAGCTGCGGACGTAA
- a CDS encoding MBL fold metallo-hydrolase produces the protein MNTIIDRGEGIWQVKVPLPFPLLWVNAYVVVGSNGDVDVIDPGLRTEAAEARWAEALDAVGFRWERVRAIVLTHHHPDHYGLAGWMQARSGGAPVFMSDVARASAERLWGAAERERTGEATLALFARHGYPEAARPAMREHLDGFVPMVSPQPDRIETIRYGDRVRLGDAEYEAIHTPGHAGGHLSFWNEAEGRLFCGDHVLPGITPNVSLLPFGDEDPLAIYLASLEEVERLPVAAAFPGHREPFAHYGDRVRAIRTHHDERLRKMEALLIEPMTGYELCRAMFGDKLSVHQLRFALSETIAHLVYLENQGRVSRAEERGVASFVARRR, from the coding sequence ATGAATACGATCATCGACCGCGGAGAGGGCATCTGGCAGGTGAAGGTGCCGCTTCCGTTTCCGTTATTGTGGGTGAACGCGTACGTCGTCGTCGGTTCGAACGGCGACGTCGACGTGATCGATCCGGGGCTGCGCACCGAAGCCGCGGAAGCGCGTTGGGCGGAAGCGCTCGACGCCGTCGGCTTTCGCTGGGAGCGCGTCCGCGCGATCGTCTTGACGCACCATCACCCCGACCATTACGGTTTGGCGGGGTGGATGCAGGCGCGCTCCGGAGGGGCGCCCGTCTTCATGTCGGACGTCGCCAGGGCGTCGGCGGAGCGCCTATGGGGAGCGGCCGAACGCGAGCGAACCGGGGAAGCGACGCTCGCGCTGTTCGCCCGCCACGGTTACCCGGAGGCGGCGCGCCCCGCGATGCGAGAACACCTCGACGGCTTCGTGCCGATGGTGTCTCCGCAGCCGGACCGGATCGAGACGATTCGGTACGGGGATCGCGTGCGGTTGGGCGACGCGGAATACGAGGCGATCCATACGCCCGGACACGCGGGCGGGCATCTGAGCTTCTGGAACGAAGCCGAGGGTCGACTATTTTGCGGCGACCACGTGCTGCCCGGCATTACGCCGAACGTCTCGCTGCTCCCGTTCGGCGACGAGGATCCGCTGGCGATCTATTTAGCGTCCCTGGAAGAAGTCGAACGCCTGCCGGTCGCGGCCGCGTTCCCGGGCCACCGCGAGCCGTTCGCGCATTACGGCGACCGCGTGCGCGCGATTCGGACGCATCACGACGAGCGCCTCCGGAAGATGGAGGCGCTGCTGATCGAACCGATGACCGGCTACGAGCTGTGCCGGGCGATGTTCGGGGACAAGCTGTCCGTCCATCAACTGCGGTTCGCCTTGTCCGAGACGATCGCGCATCTGGTTTACTTAGAAAACCAGGGCCGCGTCTCGCGGGCCGAGGAGCGGGGCGTCGCGTCTTTCGTCGCGCGTAGGCGCTGA
- a CDS encoding GerMN domain-containing protein: protein MNRNKKVGWISIIASVGILSGCSLSGTTGSTPIDPPQELTGEGEGAAIAASAEAATSFNATLFARDADGYVAPLSVKLPFETPDVAKRTLQYMVKGGPGEDLMPEGFSALLPEGTEIISLDIDTTTKTATIDFNEAFLAYDEADERQILEGVTWAMTSYPSVEYVQLWVGGKALKEMPVAKTPLAAPLSRKFGINVERASGVEFSRATPVTLYFLNQTADSFTYYVPVTRLIDLTDDVASATVAELVKGPLDTSKLEAVFLPTESAESTVSLTGDNVAVDLDAALAGSGAKLPVEGLQAVVLSLTETTPAKSVQITVDGAAQVIATDDKDYGAQPVARPKALNPLEL from the coding sequence ATGAATCGTAATAAAAAAGTTGGCTGGATCAGCATCATTGCTTCCGTCGGCATCTTATCGGGTTGCTCGCTGTCCGGCACGACCGGATCGACGCCGATCGACCCGCCGCAAGAACTTACGGGCGAAGGCGAAGGGGCGGCGATCGCCGCGTCGGCCGAAGCGGCGACCTCGTTCAACGCTACGCTGTTCGCCCGCGACGCGGACGGCTACGTCGCCCCGCTCAGCGTGAAGCTGCCGTTCGAAACGCCGGACGTGGCGAAGCGGACGCTCCAATATATGGTGAAGGGCGGTCCGGGCGAAGACTTGATGCCTGAAGGTTTCTCCGCGCTTCTGCCCGAAGGGACGGAAATTATTTCCCTCGATATCGACACGACGACGAAGACGGCGACGATCGACTTCAACGAAGCGTTCCTCGCGTACGACGAAGCGGACGAGCGTCAAATTCTCGAGGGCGTTACATGGGCGATGACGAGCTACCCGTCCGTCGAATACGTGCAGCTGTGGGTCGGCGGGAAGGCGCTCAAGGAGATGCCGGTCGCGAAGACGCCGCTCGCCGCGCCGCTCTCGCGGAAATTCGGGATCAACGTCGAGCGCGCTTCCGGGGTGGAATTTTCCCGGGCGACGCCGGTTACGTTGTACTTCCTCAATCAGACGGCGGACAGCTTCACGTACTACGTGCCGGTCACGCGCCTTATCGATCTGACGGACGACGTCGCAAGCGCGACGGTCGCCGAGCTCGTCAAGGGCCCGCTCGACACGAGCAAGCTCGAAGCCGTCTTCCTTCCGACGGAAAGCGCCGAAAGCACGGTCAGCTTAACGGGCGACAACGTCGCCGTCGATCTCGACGCGGCGCTGGCGGGTTCCGGGGCGAAGCTTCCGGTCGAGGGGCTGCAAGCGGTCGTGCTGTCGCTCACCGAGACGACGCCGGCGAAGAGCGTACAAATTACGGTCGACGGCGCGGCGCAAGTGATCGCCACCGACGACAAGGATTACGGGGCGCAGCCGGTCGCCCGCCCGAAGGCGCTCAACCCGCTGGAGCTGTAA